The following nucleotide sequence is from Acidovorax radicis.
GCGCCCAGGTCGCCGTGCAAGGTGATGAAGGCATTGCCAATGCCGGGTTGGGCGGCAAGTTGGCGTGCGAAGGCGTCTGTGTCGTCCTCGCTGTGCCAGGTGGCATGGCGCGTGGTGGCGCAGGCGTGATCGATTGCTTGATCGGCAGCGGGTGCGCCGGTTTCTACAATCGGGTCAGTATGTGGTGCAACAGTCAACTCGTTCCTCAAATGCAGGAGTGGGCCCGCGAACTGGGATTTTCCCAAATCGGCGTGGCGGGGGTAGACCTGTCTGCCGCAGAGCCCGGCCTTGCGGCCTGGCTCGCGCAGGGGTTTCATGGTGACATGCATTACATGGCATCACACGGCCTCAAGCGGGCGCGGCCCTCTGAGCTCGTGCCCGGCACCGTGAGCGTGATCACGGCACGCATGGATTATTTGCCGCGCGACACGGGTCAGCGCGCGCAGGAGCAGGGTTGGCAAGCATTCGAGATGGGCCGCCTCGCCCGCCCGCACGAGGGCATTGTGTCGGTCTATGCCCGGGGGCGCGATTATCACAAGGTGCTGCGTGCGCGCCTGCAAAAACTGAGCGACCGCATCGCCGAGGCGATTGGCCCCTTCGGGCACCGCGTGTTCACCGACTCGGCGCCGGTGCTTGAAGCCGAGCTGGCCTCGCGCAGTGGCCAGGGCTGGCGCGGCAAACACACGCTGGTGCTCAACCGCGAGGCGGGGTCCACGTTTTTCCTGGGTGAAATCTATGTGGACATGGCCTTGCCGCCGAGTGCCCCCGTGACGGCGCACTGCGGCAGCTGCACGGCCTGTATAGATGTGTGCCCCACGCAGGCCATCATTGCGCCGCACCGGCTGGATGCGCGGCGCTGCATCTCGTACCTGACCATCGAACACCCAGGCCCCATCCCGCTGGAGCTGCGGCCCCTGCTGGCCAATCGCATCTACGGCTGCGATGACTGCCAGCTCATCTGCCCCTGGAACAAGTTCGCCCAGGTCAGCCGCTTGCCCGATTTTGACGAGCGCAAGGGCCTGTCGGGCCAGCAACTGGTGCACCTGTTTG
It contains:
- the queG gene encoding tRNA epoxyqueuosine(34) reductase QueG, whose product is MQEWARELGFSQIGVAGVDLSAAEPGLAAWLAQGFHGDMHYMASHGLKRARPSELVPGTVSVITARMDYLPRDTGQRAQEQGWQAFEMGRLARPHEGIVSVYARGRDYHKVLRARLQKLSDRIAEAIGPFGHRVFTDSAPVLEAELASRSGQGWRGKHTLVLNREAGSTFFLGEIYVDMALPPSAPVTAHCGSCTACIDVCPTQAIIAPHRLDARRCISYLTIEHPGPIPLELRPLLANRIYGCDDCQLICPWNKFAQVSRLPDFDERKGLSGQQLVHLFAWDEATFLRMTEGGPIRRIGHERWLRNVAVALGNALHATGDPALRAALHSRAEDTSVLVREHVAWALGFE